From Pseudomonadota bacterium, one genomic window encodes:
- the mshL gene encoding pilus (MSHA type) biogenesis protein MshL — translation RVAQGYYTIDRPIGLITVTAPRSLLIKITSYLDNLKKELYKQIAIEAKILEITLTDETKTGIDWESLLGGEETFDFNMTFGQLNIGNPLGDSRLLTMSHSGFSLFLNALSKQGETKVLANPKISVLNGQPALISVGENVTYIDSVTSTVDDGVVTYTVQTDSVMSGLGLSVVATIVDDNNIILSLTPVTSKLEKPIEYKFFGGNNQVGLPVVNLREMNTIVKVESGKILVVGGLIDSTNDDNDTKVPILGDIPLIKTLFKSTNKSKIKKELIILLQPKILL, via the coding sequence ACGAGTAGCGCAGGGATATTATACCATTGACCGCCCCATAGGTTTAATCACCGTAACCGCACCTCGATCGTTATTGATTAAAATTACATCTTATCTGGACAATCTTAAAAAAGAACTTTACAAGCAGATAGCCATTGAAGCAAAAATCCTTGAAATAACCCTCACTGACGAGACAAAAACCGGTATAGACTGGGAGTCCTTACTGGGTGGTGAAGAAACTTTTGACTTCAACATGACTTTCGGGCAACTGAATATTGGCAATCCTCTTGGCGACAGCAGATTATTGACCATGAGCCACTCAGGATTCAGTCTGTTTTTAAACGCCCTGAGTAAACAGGGAGAGACCAAAGTCCTTGCAAATCCAAAAATCAGTGTACTCAACGGTCAACCGGCACTGATCAGTGTCGGAGAAAATGTAACCTATATCGATTCGGTTACTTCAACCGTTGATGACGGCGTTGTAACCTATACCGTGCAGACGGATAGCGTTATGTCCGGCCTCGGATTGTCCGTTGTCGCCACAATCGTCGATGACAACAATATCATCCTGAGCCTGACTCCAGTCACCTCAAAGCTTGAAAAACCTATCGAATATAAGTTTTTTGGTGGCAACAATCAGGTCGGCCTTCCCGTTGTTAATTTAAGAGAAATGAATACTATTGTTAAAGTTGAGAGTGGGAAAATTCTTGTTGTCGGTGGATTAATTGACTCTACCAATGATGATAATGACACAAAGGTGCCGATTTTAGGGGATATACCTCTTATAAAGACTTTGTTTAAGAGTACAAATAAGTCAAAGATTAAAAAAGAGCTCATAATACTCTTACAACCAAAAATATTATTATAA
- the secB gene encoding protein-export chaperone SecB: MSDQNSTKPQMENAPIFRLQKMYLKDLSFESPHSPQVFMGQQVNPKVDINLALNKKKLDDDHHEVAISITANVNDASGKTLFVVEVEHAGVFMLKNIPDEHIHTVLMVECPALLFPFTRQIVSQLSVDGGFTPFLMEPVNFFALYENAKRQGKDEQQKQ; the protein is encoded by the coding sequence ATGTCCGATCAAAACTCAACAAAGCCACAGATGGAAAACGCCCCGATATTCCGGCTACAAAAGATGTACCTGAAAGATTTATCCTTTGAAAGCCCGCACTCGCCACAGGTATTCATGGGGCAGCAGGTTAATCCGAAGGTTGATATCAATTTGGCCCTCAACAAGAAAAAGCTTGATGATGACCATCATGAAGTCGCGATTTCAATAACCGCAAATGTAAACGATGCCTCCGGAAAAACACTTTTTGTTGTAGAGGTGGAACATGCAGGTGTCTTCATGTTGAAAAATATCCCGGATGAACATATTCACACAGTGCTGATGGTTGAATGCCCGGCGTTATTATTTCCTTTTACTCGGCAAATTGTCAGTCAATTGTCAGTGGATGGCGGATTTACACCTTTTCTGATGGAACCTGTGAACTTTTTTGCGCTTTACGAAAACGCCAAAAGGCAAGGGAAAGACGAACAACAAAAGCAATAA
- the uvrA gene encoding excinuclease ABC subunit UvrA: MEPKYIRIRGARMHNLKNIDVDLPRNKLVVFTGLSGSGKSTLAFDTLYAEGQRRYVESLSTYARQFLGQMEKPDVDSLEGLSPAVSIEQRTTGRNPRSTVGTITEIYDHLRLLFARVGHPFCPECGQEIRPQSIQDMVSGLLGLDEGTKILLLSPLVEGKKGEHRELLNGLRRDGYVRVRVDGETRNLDEEITLEKNKRHSIEVVVDRLVIKPGVTRRLADSVSTAVRLSEGFLLVVFPQNGKETLFSERSACVQCGRSLPDLTPQLFSFNSPKGACEECGGLGVKQFFNPHLVVPDPELSITQGAIAPWRYRSSSNYSSQLLAALAKHYGFDIQRPFRDIPQEAQDAILYGTGKEEVHFLYQSHKRRLTYQAPFEGILPQLNRRFHETKSPAIRDELSFYMSEQECPACKGARLKPEALAVKVGGKNINDLTHLSISSLGQELKAVHFEVQEAIIAERILKEISDRLCFLIDVGLGYLSIDRRASTLSGGEAQRIRLASQIGSRLAGVLYILDEPSIGLHQRDNDRLIRTLTNLRDLGNTVIVVEHDVETILAADYVVDIGPGAGVHGGNIVYAGSVKKLLKNKESITGGYLSGRLSINIPEHRRQIRKKKAWITIHQARINNLKDITVKFPLGVMTCVTGVSGSGKSSLVIETLFKGAKNAIMKIREPAGDCQGFDGLEEIDKVIDINQSPIGRTPRSNPATYTGILTPVRELFSRLPEARARGYKPGRFSFNLKGGRCEACEGEGVIKIAMHFLPDIYITCETCMGKRYNHETLEIKYRGKNISEVLAMTVEEALGFFKNVPPVNNRLQTIFDVGLSYVSLGQSSVTLSGGEAQRIKLAKELGKRSTGRTLYILDEPTTGLHPHDIKHLLRVLGQLVDGGNTVIIIEHNLDVIKTADYIIDLGPEGGDEGGAIVATGTPEVVAAQESSYTGKYLKRVLQ, translated from the coding sequence ATGGAACCGAAATATATTCGTATCCGCGGGGCGCGGATGCACAATCTGAAAAACATTGATGTTGACCTGCCGAGAAACAAGCTGGTGGTTTTCACCGGATTGAGCGGCTCGGGAAAGTCAACCCTTGCCTTTGACACCCTGTATGCCGAGGGGCAGAGACGCTATGTTGAGTCCCTTTCGACCTATGCCAGACAATTTCTCGGGCAAATGGAAAAGCCGGACGTGGATTCCCTGGAAGGCCTGTCACCGGCGGTTTCCATAGAACAGCGAACTACCGGCAGAAATCCCCGATCCACAGTCGGGACAATCACCGAGATTTATGATCATTTGCGGTTGCTTTTTGCCCGCGTCGGTCACCCGTTCTGTCCTGAATGCGGCCAGGAGATCAGGCCGCAAAGCATTCAGGACATGGTGTCAGGGCTTTTGGGGCTTGACGAGGGAACAAAAATTCTGCTGTTGTCACCTCTTGTTGAGGGAAAAAAGGGTGAGCACAGAGAGCTGCTCAATGGATTGCGCCGGGATGGGTATGTGCGAGTCCGGGTTGATGGTGAAACCCGGAACCTGGATGAAGAGATTACCCTGGAAAAGAATAAACGCCATTCCATCGAAGTTGTGGTCGACCGACTGGTGATCAAACCAGGTGTGACCAGAAGGCTTGCCGATTCCGTATCAACAGCGGTGAGATTGTCCGAAGGCTTTCTTCTTGTTGTTTTTCCTCAGAACGGCAAAGAGACATTATTCAGCGAGCGGTCCGCCTGTGTTCAATGCGGCAGAAGTCTGCCCGATCTTACCCCGCAGCTTTTTTCATTTAATAGCCCCAAGGGGGCGTGCGAGGAATGTGGCGGCCTCGGCGTCAAACAGTTTTTTAATCCTCATCTCGTGGTGCCGGACCCTGAACTCAGCATTACGCAAGGGGCGATTGCTCCTTGGCGTTACCGTTCATCAAGTAATTATTCAAGCCAATTGCTCGCAGCTCTTGCTAAGCATTACGGGTTTGATATCCAGCGCCCGTTCAGAGATATTCCTCAGGAGGCCCAGGATGCAATTCTTTATGGTACCGGAAAAGAAGAAGTACATTTTTTATATCAGAGCCATAAGCGGCGGCTGACCTATCAAGCACCGTTTGAGGGAATTCTGCCGCAATTGAATCGGCGCTTTCATGAAACCAAGTCTCCGGCAATCAGGGATGAATTAAGTTTTTATATGAGTGAACAGGAATGCCCTGCATGTAAAGGAGCAAGACTTAAACCTGAAGCTCTTGCTGTAAAGGTAGGGGGAAAAAATATAAACGATCTGACCCACCTCAGTATTTCAAGTCTGGGTCAGGAATTGAAGGCGGTACATTTTGAGGTTCAGGAAGCAATTATTGCCGAGAGGATTCTTAAAGAGATATCTGACCGGCTTTGTTTTCTTATTGATGTCGGCCTTGGCTACCTTTCCATTGATCGCCGGGCATCGACGCTTTCCGGGGGGGAGGCACAGAGAATCAGGCTTGCTTCGCAAATCGGTTCTAGGCTTGCCGGAGTGCTCTATATACTTGACGAACCGAGTATTGGCCTGCATCAGCGGGACAACGATCGACTGATTCGGACATTAACCAACCTTCGAGATCTCGGTAATACGGTGATTGTCGTGGAGCATGACGTAGAGACCATTCTGGCCGCGGATTATGTCGTTGATATCGGCCCTGGAGCAGGGGTTCATGGTGGGAACATCGTCTACGCAGGTTCGGTGAAAAAGCTTTTGAAAAATAAAGAATCCATAACCGGAGGATATTTATCCGGGCGATTATCCATAAACATCCCGGAGCATCGCCGGCAGATCAGAAAGAAAAAAGCCTGGATTACAATTCATCAGGCCCGAATCAATAATCTGAAAGATATCACAGTAAAATTCCCTCTTGGCGTGATGACCTGTGTAACAGGAGTTTCCGGATCGGGAAAAAGTTCACTGGTCATTGAGACTTTATTCAAGGGCGCAAAAAACGCGATAATGAAAATCCGTGAACCTGCCGGAGATTGTCAAGGATTTGATGGCCTTGAAGAAATAGATAAGGTGATTGATATTAATCAGAGCCCCATCGGCAGGACGCCACGGTCAAACCCAGCAACCTATACCGGCATCTTAACGCCGGTAAGGGAGTTGTTTTCAAGGCTTCCGGAAGCCCGGGCCAGGGGATATAAGCCCGGAAGATTCAGTTTTAATTTGAAGGGCGGCCGTTGCGAGGCATGCGAGGGCGAAGGGGTTATAAAAATTGCCATGCATTTTTTGCCGGATATTTATATTACCTGCGAAACCTGCATGGGAAAAAGATATAACCATGAGACCCTGGAGATAAAGTATCGCGGCAAGAATATTTCCGAAGTGCTGGCAATGACAGTGGAAGAGGCGTTGGGATTTTTCAAGAATGTGCCACCGGTCAACAACCGCTTGCAAACAATATTTGATGTGGGTTTATCGTATGTGTCCCTGGGACAGTCTTCAGTGACTTTGTCGGGGGGGGAAGCGCAGAGAATTAAACTTGCAAAAGAACTGGGAAAAAGAAGCACCGGCAGAACCCTTTACATACTTGATGAGCCCACAACCGGGCTTCATCCCCATGACATAAAACATCTGCTCAGGGTTCTGGGGCAACTTGTTGACGGCGGCAACACTGTAATAATCATTGAACATAATCTTGATGTAATTAAAACCGCGGATTATATAATTGACCTCGGCCCGGAAGGCGGCGATGAAGGCGGTGCCATTGTTGCTACAGGAACACCGGAAGTTGTTGCCGCCCAAGAGTCATCATATACGGGAAAATATTTGAAAAGAGTATTACAGTAA
- the rsmB gene encoding 16S rRNA (cytosine(967)-C(5))-methyltransferase RsmB produces the protein MNARFAVMEILIEWEKTLLPIDRLKDQWLQQNPQIDSRDKNLIMAILYGVIRWRLYLDQVLSKFSKYPLNKMKPRTLQALRVGLYQLIFMDRIPAAAAMNETIKALKSAGQPKWLTGFVNGLLRNISRNREGIPSPTEATDIMPDHVRISHPEWLFKRWLKRYGLAKTMEICETNNLLPDLCLRINTDQMQVDQYLAQLNTLGIYAERGRYAPHAVIVQDYKGTITGLPGFKDGHFQVQDEAAQLVVSLLGPVEKGKYLDGCAGLGGKTLQLAQILPPGSELILIEPSETRAQLLLENLHRFDLMAGVRVLPMDIQDALPQYKESFRGVLVDAPCSGLGVIRRHPDIRWNRKEDGLARFQEKQKEILAAAAAMTIPGGVVVYAVCSGEPEEGEEVVNDFLANHQAFSLSDCKKVLPDSARNLTDLRGCLTTFPDPKELDGFYAARLLKKS, from the coding sequence ATGAATGCCAGATTTGCGGTTATGGAAATCCTTATTGAGTGGGAAAAGACGTTGTTACCCATAGACCGCCTGAAAGACCAATGGTTACAACAAAATCCACAGATTGATTCCAGAGACAAGAATCTGATCATGGCGATTCTGTATGGTGTGATCCGGTGGCGCCTTTATCTGGACCAAGTTTTGAGCAAATTTTCAAAATACCCACTGAACAAGATGAAGCCTCGAACTCTTCAGGCTTTGCGAGTTGGGCTGTATCAGTTGATTTTTATGGACCGGATTCCTGCGGCTGCAGCAATGAATGAAACCATCAAGGCGCTCAAGTCTGCGGGACAGCCGAAATGGCTGACGGGCTTTGTAAATGGCCTGCTGCGGAATATTTCACGAAACAGGGAAGGGATTCCAAGTCCCACCGAAGCCACAGATATAATGCCGGACCATGTGCGAATCAGTCACCCGGAATGGCTCTTCAAACGTTGGCTGAAGCGTTACGGGCTGGCTAAGACCATGGAGATCTGCGAAACCAATAATCTGCTTCCGGATCTGTGTCTGCGAATAAACACCGACCAGATGCAGGTTGATCAATATCTTGCACAGCTGAACACACTGGGAATATACGCTGAGCGCGGGCGCTATGCACCCCATGCAGTTATTGTTCAGGATTACAAAGGAACAATTACCGGTTTGCCGGGCTTTAAGGACGGGCATTTTCAAGTTCAGGATGAAGCGGCTCAGTTGGTCGTCTCGCTTTTAGGCCCCGTTGAAAAAGGCAAATATCTGGACGGCTGTGCAGGCCTGGGAGGAAAGACTTTGCAGCTGGCGCAAATCCTTCCACCCGGGAGTGAACTGATACTGATTGAGCCCAGCGAAACCAGGGCGCAATTGCTCTTGGAGAACCTGCACAGGTTTGATCTCATGGCCGGTGTGCGAGTTTTGCCGATGGATATTCAGGATGCTTTGCCTCAATATAAGGAAAGTTTTCGAGGGGTTCTTGTTGATGCGCCGTGCTCCGGGCTTGGGGTTATAAGGCGGCACCCGGATATCAGATGGAACCGGAAGGAAGATGGCTTGGCGCGCTTTCAGGAAAAGCAGAAAGAAATTTTAGCTGCGGCCGCGGCAATGACAATTCCTGGTGGTGTTGTGGTGTATGCGGTATGCAGCGGTGAGCCGGAAGAAGGCGAAGAGGTGGTTAATGATTTTCTTGCCAACCATCAGGCGTTTTCGTTATCTGATTGTAAAAAAGTGCTGCCGGATTCCGCCCGGAATCTGACTGATCTCCGGGGTTGCCTGACAACCTTTCCGGACCCTAAAGAACTTGACGGTTTTTATGCCGCAAGGTTGTTAAAAAAGAGTTGA
- the pgeF gene encoding peptidoglycan editing factor PgeF — translation MPAEIIFNSGDIPHYTFPPFSQPGLFHGVFTRHGGVSCGPWSTLNVSYDVGDITEKVDSNRKKIKDFFDVSRLVSLRQVHGDQVFVFKKEISADLVFDGYDAIITNVSDVALMIQQADCQAVFLYDPRQTVIGLIHSGWRGSVLDIIGKTIRRMTEEFSVTPSDVIAGISPSLGPCCADFINHQKELPGEFQEFHVGSNKFDFWAASKDQLQSAGIRPANIHIAGLCTVCSSNFFSYRRQAKTGRFASIIGMKP, via the coding sequence ATGCCAGCAGAAATTATTTTCAATTCGGGAGATATTCCCCATTATACCTTTCCGCCGTTTTCCCAGCCCGGGCTCTTTCACGGAGTTTTTACCAGACACGGCGGGGTAAGCTGTGGACCCTGGTCAACGCTTAATGTCAGTTATGATGTGGGTGATATTACCGAAAAGGTTGATTCAAACCGCAAGAAAATTAAAGATTTTTTTGACGTTTCTCGCTTAGTTTCATTGCGCCAGGTTCATGGCGATCAGGTGTTTGTTTTCAAAAAGGAAATCTCCGCAGATCTTGTTTTTGACGGGTATGATGCCATAATTACAAATGTTTCTGACGTTGCCTTGATGATTCAACAGGCGGATTGTCAGGCGGTGTTTCTTTATGATCCCAGGCAAACCGTTATTGGGTTGATCCATTCGGGTTGGCGCGGCAGTGTCTTGGACATCATAGGAAAAACGATTCGCAGAATGACGGAGGAATTTTCCGTTACGCCATCCGATGTAATAGCCGGGATAAGCCCGTCTCTTGGCCCCTGCTGTGCTGATTTTATCAATCATCAAAAAGAGCTGCCCGGAGAATTCCAGGAATTTCATGTGGGCAGCAACAAGTTTGATTTTTGGGCTGCCAGCAAGGATCAATTGCAAAGTGCCGGTATCAGGCCCGCAAATATTCATATTGCAGGCCTGTGCACCGTCTGCTCCTCAAATTTTTTTTCCTATCGCCGTCAAGCAAAAACCGGACGCTTTGCGTCAATTATTGGAATGAAGCCATGA